DNA sequence from the Halorussus limi genome:
CGAGGCGAGTTCGGCGGACGCGGTTCGCTCCGCCAGCGCCGGGCGCTGGCACGGTTCCCCGACTCCGAGCGATTCAAGTTCATTTGCACTAACACCGACGTAGTGGCAGTCTCGTTCGACCTCTTCGGAACCCTCGTGGACGCCGACCGACCCGACGACCCCGCGAGCGCCGTCGCCGCGGAACTCGACTCGCGGGGCGTGGCGGTCCCCGACGACTGGGCCGCGGCCTACCGGGAGGTCCACGTCGACGCGCCCGAAGGCGCGGAGGTTCCGCTGATGGCCCACGTCAGCGCGGCGCTGGCGAGTCGAGGCGTCGAAGCGCCGGGAAACGCCGCGCGCCGGGCGGTCGTCGCCGCGTTCGACCCCGAGGTCGAGACCCGCGAGGGCGCGCTCGACGCCGTCGCGGCCGCGAGCGAGCGCGGCCCGGTCGCGGTGCTGTCGAACTGCGCGGTGCCCCAACTCGCGCGGAAAGCGCTGATTCGCTCGGCTCTCGACCGCGAGAGCTTCGACGCGGTCGTCACCAGCGTCGCCTCCGGGTGGCGCAAGCCCGACCGCCGGGCGTTCGAGACCTGCGCCGACCGACTCGGCGTCTCGGTCGCCGAGCTAATCCACGTCGGCGACGACCCCCGAACCGACGGCGGCCTCGACGACTGCGGCGGCGAGGCCGTCCTCCTGTCGGACGTTCCACTCACCGCGTTTCCCGAGTGGCTGGAGGGTCGGCGATGAACGCTGCGGTCCCCGTCGCAATCGCGCTCGCCCTCGACGCCGCAATCGCGGAACCCCCGCGCCGACTCCACCCCGTGGCGCTGTTCGGGTCGCTGGTCGCCGTCTTCGACCGCGAGTGGTCCCGGCCCCGAATTGCGGGTCTCGCCGTCGCCGCCGCGCTCCCCCTGCTGGCGGCCGCGACGGTCGCGCTCGCGGTCGAAGTGGCGGTCCGGCTACACCCCGTCGCGGGCGCGCTCGCGGCCGGAATCGTCGTCTTCGCCGCGACCAGTCTCCGCATGCTCACGGAGACGGCGACCGAGGTCGTCGCCGCGACCGAGACCGACCTCTCGGCCGCCCGCGAGCGCCTCCGGTGGTTGGCGGGCCGGGACGCCGCCGACCTCTCGGCCGCCGAGGTCCGGAGCGCCGCGGTCGAGAGCGCGGCCGAGAACCTCGCCGACGGCGCGGTGGCGGCCCTGCTCGCGTTCGCCCTGTTGGCCCCGGTCTCACTGCCCGCCGGGGCCGCGGCCGCGGTGTGGGTCAAGGCGGTCAACACCCTCGACTCGATGTTGGGCTACCCCGACAAGGCACACGGCACCGCGAGCGCCCGCCTCGACGACGCGGTCATGTGGATTCCCGCCCGCGTGAGCGCGGGACTGCTCGCGGTCGCGGCGCTCGTACCCCTGTCCGGCGCGGGCGCGCGTCGCCGCCTCGCGTCGCTGTCGGCCGCCCGCCGGTGGGCCGCGGCCCCGCCCTCGCCCAACTCCGGATGGCCGATGGCGACGCTCGCGGCGGTCGTCGACGCACGCCTCGAAAAGCCGGGCGTCTACGTCCTGAACCCCGACGCCGCGCTCCCTTCGGTCGAAACCTCGCGTGCCGGGGTCCGGGTCGTCCGGGCCGCGGGCGTCCTCGCCTTCCTGCTCGCGGCGCTCCTCGCGGGGGTCGGATACGCGTTCGCGCCGGAGGTGGTCGCGTGGCTCTGACCGCGGTCCCGAGTCGCACTCGGGAACTCGTCGGACGGCGTCTGACGGCGGTTCGGGGCGCGCTCGGCTTCCTCACCCGCCTGCCGACCGGCCGGAGCGAGGCGGCGTGGACCGCGTTCAGCGAGACCCCTGCCGCCTTCCCGGCGGCCGGGTGGGTCGCGGGCGCGCTGGCCGCGACCCCGTTGGTCGCCGCGCAGTTCCGGGCGCTCCCGGCCCCGACCGTCGCGTTCGGCTACCTGCTCGCGCTCTACGCCGTCACCGGCATCAACCACGCCGACGGCGTCGCCGACCTCGGCGACGCCGCGGTCGTCCACGGCGACCCGGAGCGACGCCGCGCGGTCCTGAAGGACACAGAGGTCGGCGTCGGCGCGGTGCTGGCGCTCTCGCTCGTCCTCGCGGGTCTCGCGCTGGCCGCGCTGGCGCTGGCGGGACTGCCCGCGGCCGCGCCCCGGACCGCCGCGGTCGGCGTCTCCGGCGCAGTCGCTATCGCCGTCGCCGCGGAGGTCGGCGCGAAACTCGGGATGGCCGCGCTGGCTTGCCTCGGCGACCCCGCCTTCGAGGGACTGGGGTCGGCGTTCACCGACAACGCCCCGGCCGCGCTGGTCGCGCCGGTCGTCGTCGCGGCCCCGGTCGCCCTGCTGGGCGTCCCGGCGGTCGCGGCGCTCGGCGGGGCGCTGGCGGCCGCGCTCGGCGTCCTCCGGTGGTCGCGGACCAACCTCGGCGGGGTCAACGGCGACGCCTTCGGCGCGGCCAACGAACTCGCCCGCCTCGCGGGCCTGCATCTGGGGGTGGTCGCGTGGACGCTCTCGTGATGTGCGGCGGCCGGGGCACCCGCCTCGACGCTCCGACCGAGAAACCGCTGTTCGAGGTCGGCGGGCGGCCGATGGTCGCCCGCGTCGCCGACGCCCTCGCCGAGAGCCGAGTCGAGAGCGTCCGCGCGGTCGTCTCGCCTCAC
Encoded proteins:
- the cobS gene encoding adenosylcobinamide-GDP ribazoletransferase — its product is MALTAVPSRTRELVGRRLTAVRGALGFLTRLPTGRSEAAWTAFSETPAAFPAAGWVAGALAATPLVAAQFRALPAPTVAFGYLLALYAVTGINHADGVADLGDAAVVHGDPERRRAVLKDTEVGVGAVLALSLVLAGLALAALALAGLPAAAPRTAAVGVSGAVAIAVAAEVGAKLGMAALACLGDPAFEGLGSAFTDNAPAALVAPVVVAAPVALLGVPAVAALGGALAAALGVLRWSRTNLGGVNGDAFGAANELARLAGLHLGVVAWTLS
- the cbiB gene encoding adenosylcobinamide-phosphate synthase CbiB, translated to MNAAVPVAIALALDAAIAEPPRRLHPVALFGSLVAVFDREWSRPRIAGLAVAAALPLLAAATVALAVEVAVRLHPVAGALAAGIVVFAATSLRMLTETATEVVAATETDLSAARERLRWLAGRDAADLSAAEVRSAAVESAAENLADGAVAALLAFALLAPVSLPAGAAAAVWVKAVNTLDSMLGYPDKAHGTASARLDDAVMWIPARVSAGLLAVAALVPLSGAGARRRLASLSAARRWAAAPPSPNSGWPMATLAAVVDARLEKPGVYVLNPDAALPSVETSRAGVRVVRAAGVLAFLLAALLAGVGYAFAPEVVAWL
- a CDS encoding HAD family hydrolase, with product MAVSFDLFGTLVDADRPDDPASAVAAELDSRGVAVPDDWAAAYREVHVDAPEGAEVPLMAHVSAALASRGVEAPGNAARRAVVAAFDPEVETREGALDAVAAASERGPVAVLSNCAVPQLARKALIRSALDRESFDAVVTSVASGWRKPDRRAFETCADRLGVSVAELIHVGDDPRTDGGLDDCGGEAVLLSDVPLTAFPEWLEGRR